The Selenomonadales bacterium genome contains a region encoding:
- a CDS encoding helix-turn-helix transcriptional regulator: MARKIQPTERCDCDVIHEDTVNQVREKMPQEETLYDLAELFKVFGDSTRIKILWALDEAEMCVCDIAFLLNMTQSAISHQLRVLKQAELVKSRREGKIVFYSLEDEHVKQIFDQGLIHISEESK, encoded by the coding sequence GTGGCAAGGAAAATTCAACCAACTGAAAGATGTGACTGTGATGTTATACATGAGGATACTGTTAACCAAGTTCGAGAAAAAATGCCTCAAGAAGAAACCCTATATGATCTTGCGGAGCTATTTAAGGTCTTTGGGGATTCAACAAGAATTAAGATACTCTGGGCGTTAGATGAAGCCGAGATGTGCGTTTGCGATATTGCATTCTTATTGAATATGACCCAATCAGCAATTTCTCATCAGCTAAGAGTCTTAAAGCAGGCTGAACTAGTAAAGAGCAGAAGAGAAGGAAAGATTGTATTCTACTCCCTTGAAGATGAACATGTAAAGCAAATATTTGACCAAGGATTAATTCATATTTCAGAAGAAAGTAAGTAA